One Thunnus thynnus chromosome 21, fThuThy2.1, whole genome shotgun sequence DNA segment encodes these proteins:
- the LOC137173070 gene encoding uncharacterized protein: MWSPGLLLLLLVSACLLVLSSSTRGDHNEEQVEKEKNVLKRIFEWSKKNPKKVSQVFVNIVEAIESGKPITTGLKSLLVIAPEGQEDMDAMKSGVKSLDIKLDIYGAEMKWNAGAGGAYQTTVINIEKTWVKYHELKCSSQETGAKKKELKDMFFTFYSQYADSTSLLYQLLTTKPDSITKNLGDVLADKLRCHEKDITTQFLYLNRLICKSNILNDKYYEFKGADTKARVKIDQEMASQSASALVQSHHRCISDSDTYIERDIFELIDDTKPHKEIAVTVSDFLKETYDKYYWIVFAFTTYYSKHGPAFMRRHVYSGFTEVEKGSVTVAVAKQVKGIHYDKAHFVEKAIENCLSRSQICFDVADTIKKCQEKVLGKSLSQTYTAVHAFKGHDQTAPISIEETVDENSEPLTYIPYMDESTPTVSYVHKGKCGNELGNLIGNYYVFIKSDEEIMGVDPCSNVKCQHNGECVVVSGIAMCKCKYPFYGEKCEESLEEYKKNLLEKLEGGQSADGFCDSLRLVD, from the coding sequence ATGTGGTCTCCAGGCCTTCTGCTCCTGCTGTTGGTGTCCGCCTGCCTCCTCGTATTAAGCTCTTCGACACGCGGTGATCATAATGAAGAGCAagtggagaaagaaaagaacgTATTAAAGAGGATATTCGAATGGTCGAAGAAAAACCCAAAGAAGGTTTCACAGGTATTTGTCAATATTGTGGAAGCCATAGAAAGTGGGAAACCCATTACTACCGGACTCAAATCCCTGCTGGTAATTGCGCCAGAAGGACAGGAGGACATGGACGCTATGAAAAGTGGAGTCAAATCTCTTGATATTAAGCTTGACATCTATGGTGCAGAAATGAAGTGGAACGCCGGGGCAGGTGGAGCGTACCAAACGACAGTAATCAACATAGAGAAAACCTGGGTTAAATACCATGAGCTAAAGTGTAGTTCTCAAGAAACTGgtgcaaaaaagaaagaactcaaagacatgtttttcacattttacagccAGTATGCAGACAGCACTTCACTCTTGTACCAACTGCTGACAACTAAACCAGATTCTATCACAAAAAACCTCGGAGACGTTCTGGCTGATAAATTAAGATGTCATGAAAAAGATATCACAACCcaatttttgtatttaaatagaCTCATATGCAAGAGTAATATCCTCAATGATAAGTACTATGAATTCAAGGGTGCAGACACAAAAGCCAGAGTTAAAATTGATCAAGAGATGGCGTCCCAGTCTGCCTCAGCTTTGGTCCAATCGCACCATAGATGCATATCTGACAGTGATACTTACATAGAGAGGGATATTTTTGAACTCATTGATGACACCAAACCACACAAAGAAATAGCAGTGACTGTCAGCGAttttttgaaagaaacatatgacaaGTACTATTGGATAGTTTTTGCATTTACAACCTATTACTCAAAGCATGGGCCAGCATTTATGAGGAGACATGTTTATTCAGGGTTTACTGAGGTAGAGAAAGGATCAGTCACAGTGGCTGTAGCCAAGCAGGTAAAAGGGATTCATTATGACAAGGCTCACTTTGTTGAAAAAGCTATTGAAAACTGCTTATCTCGGAGTCAAATCTGTTTTGACGTAGcagatacaataaaaaaatgtcaagaaaaagtTTTAGGAAAAAGTTTGTCTCAGACATACACAGCAGTGCATGCCTTTAAAGGACACGATCAAACTGCTCCCATTTCTATAGAGGAAACAGTTGACGAGAACTCTGAGCCCCTAACATACATCCCATACATGGATGAATCAACTCCAACAGTTTCTTACGTCCATAAAGGGAAGTGTGGGAATGAGTTAGGGAATCTTATCGGGAATTATTACGTTTTCATTAAAAGTGATGAAGAGATAATGGGTGTGGATCCTTGCTCTAACGTCAAATGTCAGCACAATGGCGAATGTGTTGTAGTATCAGGCATAGCAATGTGTAAGTGCAAGTACCCGTTCTATGGTGAGAAGTGTGAGGAGAGCTTAGAGGAGTACAAGAAAAACCTGCTGGAGAAACTTGAGGGAGGGCAAAGTGCAGATGGTTTTTGCGATTCTCTGCGCTTAGTCGattaa